In Plasmodium falciparum 3D7 genome assembly, chromosome: 13, the following are encoded in one genomic region:
- a CDS encoding nucleoside-diphosphatase, putative, translated as MKNGRLINKQAIQLILGLYVLFMFLFVNIKQCYGKNINNDEYIKGVDIYKAIVIDAGSTGTRIHIYNYHIVDDEKGNIKIYIPSINYRTTPGLVYILNRYFSGEKEDFHNYFKNIKSFIYDNVEEQKRFNTIILFRASGGFRLLSINESEKYMNFLKNYFFTHFNEFLLIDDLLVNVLSGKEEAILSFVSIYALLQNFNPSPLIFTDNDINEGKQNDVNNDNNNDHNNDHNNDHNNDDNNNDDNNNNDHNNDHNNNNNDSDNTIGVLELGGATAQIVIKVPLSKMNDDIVNLFNYQHKEKKKNSIIEENYKNKNIVKINLFNQDIFLYCKSYLVLGRQNAMKTYLHYILHKHKEIDQNNKFIEMACFPKNFKFHINNLYKTSIEEDLLEYDGNTKINDDEYIGVGIGNINMCRQEIQTILDYAQIDDLPFKIKKFIKLYGIENFHHFAVDILNIAESFNPISLNTHMYLEKAQEVCPLTIEEIRKVVRPESNIEKAQTSCFGLIFLYEFMRYILKIDKSILFYSTNYINKTSITWTIAVLLMEIPKIVNLIRKNEKIKSFYSDEL; from the exons atgaaaaatggaAGACTCATAAATAAGCAAGCAATACAACTAATATTAGGATTATATGTGTTGTTcatgtttttatttgttaatattaAACAGTGTTATggaaagaatataaataacgatgaatatattaaaggagtagatatatataaagcaaTAGTTATAGATGCTGGATCTACAGGTACAagaattcatatatataattatcatatagTAGATGATGAGAAaggtaatataaaaatatatattccatCCATAAATTATAGAACTACACCTGGAttggtatatatattgaacaGATATTTTTCTGGTGAAAAAGAAGATTtccataattattttaaaaatataaaaagttttATTTATGATAATGTTGAAGAACAAAAACGTTTTAATACAATAATATTGTTTAGAGCATCAGGAGGATTTAGATTGTTAAGTATTAATGAATCCGAGAAATATAtgaactttttaaaaaattatttctttacACATTTCaatgaatttttattaattgatGATTTATTAGTAAATGTATTAAGTGGAAAGGAAGAAGCAATTTTGTCCTTTGTTTCTATATATGCTCTCCTTCAGAATTTTAATCCGAGCCCTCTTATTTTTACGGACAATGATATAAATGAGGGCAAACAAAATGACGtgaataatgataataataatgatcataataatgatcataataatgatcataataatgatgataataataatgatgataataataataatgatcataataatgatcataataataataataacgatAGTGATAATACCATTGGGGTGCTTGAATTAGGTGGAGCAACCGCTCAAATCGTTATTAAGGTCCCCTTGTCTAAAATGAACGACGATATAGTAAACCTATTTAATTACCAACATaaagagaaaaagaaaaatagcATTATTGAAGAaaactataaaaataaaaatatcgtaaaaattaatttatttaatcaagatatatttttatattgtaaaaGTTATCTTGTTTTGGGAAGACAAAATGCCATGAAAActtatttacattatattttacataaacATAAAGAAATAGATCAAAACAATAAATTTATAGAAATGGCATGCTTCCCAAAAAACTTCAAATTTCATATTAATAACCTATATAAAACATCCATAGAAGAAGATTTATTAGAATATGATGGAAacacaaaaataaatgatgatgaatatATAGGTGTAGGTAttggtaatataaatatgtgtaGACAAGAAATACAAACAATTCTTGATTATGCACAAATTGATGATTTaccatttaaaataaaaaaatttattaaattgtaTGGAATAGaaaattttcatcattttgcagtg gATATATTAAACATTGCTGAAAGTTTTAATCCCATTTCTCTTAATACACATATGTATTTGGAAAAGGCACAAGAAGTATGTCCTCTTACCATAGAAGAAATAAGAAAGGTTGTTAGACCTGAATCAAACATAGAAAAGGCTCAGACGTCATGTTTCgg gcttatatttttatatgaatttatGAGATATATTCTCAAAATTGACAaatccatattattttattcaacCAATTAT aTAAATAAGACGAGCATAACTTGGACTATTGCCGTATTGTTAATGGAGATTCCGAAAATTGTTAATTTaattagaaaaaatgaaaaaataaaaagtttcTACTCAGATGAACTTTGA